The following is a genomic window from Parasegetibacter sp. NRK P23.
GATACCAACAGGTATTACCAGACGTTTATCGGCAGGTCTACAGAAAGCATTTTTGAAATAAACAAAAGTGAGGATACTCAGGAAGGCTCCAGCGATCATATAGGGCGTTGGTTCCTCAATAATACCAATGTTCCGTATTTCACCTCCACGCCGTATTACTATGTGAAACCTTCCTACCTCACCAGTCATTTTTATGAGATCAAAACAGTTTGGCAGTGGGTATGGGAAAACAACGCGTGGGTATGGAAAGGTGTGGCCTCAAAAGTGTTGGATACCACGGACCTCAGGTTCAGGAGAAACTTCCAGTTCACCAATACAAATTATCCTACCTCTATCAAGTACAGCAATGTTATTTACAGGAACCCGGGACAACAAAGAGACGGGTACTTCAGTAACAATATGAATATTTTCCGCTTGTCTGATATGTTGTTGTTGAAAGCTGAAATCGCGTTGTACAGGAATCAGGTGCCCACAGCCATTGAAATTATCAATGGTTTCAGAAGAAGAAACGGAGGGTCGGCCCTCGGATTTGTTCCGGATAACGCTACGAAGGCCACCGTTATGTCGGAATATATTATTGAAAGAGCAAAAGAGCTTTTCGTGGAAGGACATTTATACTACGACCTCGTGAGAACCAGGAAAGCCCTCGACCTCGTGCCATATCTGAATGCCGATCGCTTCAGGCAGGAAGGGTTTTACTGGCCGGTGAGCCCGCAGTTATTCAGCAATAACAGGTTCCTGGTGCAAACACAGTACTGGAGAGGTAAAATATAAAATGTAACCCAAACTAATGTATTATGAAACAAACCCGATCTGCATATTTTCTCGTGTTCGCTTTCCTTCTTTGCAGTCTCTTCTCCTGTAAGAAGAATAGTTACAAAAATGATGGGGGCGTGCACAATGAAAAGGTAAACATGACCACCTATGAGTACCTGAGCTCCAAGCCTATCTTTGATTCACTTGTAAAGGCGATCGATCTCGCAGGACTCAAAGACCTGGTGAACAGTAATATCACCTTCTTCGCGGTGACGAACTGGGGCGTGAATGACTATATGCTGGCGAAAAAACAGCAGAAGATTATCGCGGTTGGAAACGAGAACATCTCTTTCAGTATGGATTCCCTGGACAAGGAGGTTTTAGGCGATTCATTGAAAATGTACATGTTTGACGGATTACTCACCCGTGATAAATTGAATACGAAGGGCGCTTACTATCAAAGCTTGTTCGGTCCAATGGCGGGCGATAAGAAACTCTACCTTAAACTCAGGCGCACATTGGATTATAACGCTTATGTAGATTATGTAGATTACCTGAACTACACGATGGTGATAGGAACACTGGACGCGGATGAACCGGTTGGCACGCAAATACCTCCAACGCTGCGCGACCGAACGGAAGACTGTCAAACATCAGGTATCATCACAACAACCGGGGTGATCCATGTGCTGAACAACTACCATCGTTTGTTCTTCAATACAGAACCACTACCCTGATCTGTTCATCTATTTAATCTTAAAGTATGAGAAATAAAATATTACTGGGTATCATCGCTGCAGCCGCAATTGTTATCGGTTGTAAGAAAATAAGAGAAGGATTCCTTAGCGACACGATCCGCTACAAAGACAGGGTGCTTTATGCGAAAAGGGGAATGGCGCTTACCATGTCTGACGCGATCAATTCAGATGGTTCCACTCCGCCCATTCATTTTGAATTGCAGAACCTGCGCAATAAACAAACCGGTGAACCTGCCCCGGCAGCGTTTTTTACCGAATACGAAGTATTGGTTTTTAAAGAAGGTGAGGTATTCATCGCCGAACAGGATACCACTGTTGAACTTCTGAACAAAAAAAGAGAACTGAAGAAAATTACTCCGATGGTGTTCAATGAAGTCAGTGGACAATTGGTGTTCAATCGTGCTTCAGCAAACCTTCCACTTGGAGAATATACCTTTGATCTTGAAGCAAGAAACGTATGGGGTTCAAAGTCTTACCCCGATTTCGCCGACATTCATGTGGTGGAACCTTCCACATCCGATGTGTTCGAACTCACATATACCGCTGCCACCGGCTCTAATACCAGCGAAGTATTTACAGGAATCAAAGCGCCGGTGGTTACCGCGAAGAAGATTTCAAACGAAGGTGCAAGGGTAATCCTGAAATATGTGGATAAAAACGGCCGCGCTTTTGACCCATCAAAAGGCCAGATCATCAAACGTGGCGACCGTCCATTCTTTGAAACCCACGCTAAATTTAATCCGGTAATATACTCCGATACCGCGGTGATCTGCGATTTTGAAGTGGCGCCATTCCCCCTGCAGAAATATATTGCCGGAGGAACCGATTGGGGTTACCTGCTGTACTACAGGATTCCCAGGCAGTTCATCAATATCGATGGATTGCCAGACAATAACGCCAATCCGGTGGTGGCGTTCCAGATTAAAATGGAAGGTACTTATGTGGTGGAAGTAAAACTTACCGACGCCACAAGAATTGACTAAACCATATAGATTTATGCAAAAAGCCGTCTCCCAAAGAGACGGTTTTTTTTATGACAGTCATAGCGCTGCAAAAAAATACACCGGCTATCGTCATGGCTGACCAATAACCGGTGTTGCTACATCTACACGACAAGTCGATTGCGATCCTATATTTCCATTTCTTTCATCGCTTTTTGCTGTTCCTTTTGTGCCTTTTCCATTTCCTTCTGCGCGGCTTTCATTTCTTTTTGTGCTTCCTTCATCGCCTTCTCCACTTCTTTCATGGCTTTTTTGATCTCGGCTTTGGTTTCCGCGCTGTTCGCTTCTTTCAGCCCGTTCTTTATCTCTTTCTCCACTTCTTTCCAATCCACTTTCTGCAGTTCATCGCTTGCTTCTTTCAGGGCGAGCTGCACATCGTTCTGAACAGATTTCCAGTCGATGGAAGCCAGTGCCTGTTTGATGTCTTTTTCGATCTGGCTCCAATCCACTTTTTTCAGTTCGGCTTCGGCGAGTTTCAGTGCGTTTTCCGCTTCCTTCAACGCTTTTTCCTTAGCGGCTTCCGCCTTGGCTTTTTCTTCCACCTTCTGGTCTTTGGTTTGGGCCTGAGCGCCCGCAGTCAATAGAAATGCTGCGCCCAATACCATTCCTGTGCGGCGGAGGTTCAATAAAAATGTTGTGTTCATGGCTGATGCTTTTTTGATTTACGATAAAGTTCGTATAAATGTACGGATGAACGGGGTAAATGTTACACCGTTCATCCAAAAAGATCATTTTTCGAGGAAGCCCCTGATGAGGGTTCTTTTGCCTACCACCCAAACCAGGTCGCCGGCCTGGATAATGGTTTCGGAGGAGGGGTTCAGCATGGCTTCCCCTTTGCGTTCGATGCCTACTACGAGTCCGCTGGTTTTTTCGCGCAGGCCCGTACTGCGTATACTTTTGTTTACCAATGGCGATCCGGCCGGTACCACAAACTGTTCCAGCTTTACAGGTTCGCTGTGGTTTTCGGATAACGTGCCGGAATGCAGGTGCAGGTATTCCCGGAATCGTTCCAGTTGTTCATCCGTTCCAATCACGCCCAACTTATCCTGAGGGTACAATACCACGTTTTTGGCGGGGGCGTGTATCTTTTTGTTCCCTCTTTCGATGGACACGATATTGATCCCGAATTGCTCCCGCAGCCTGAGTTCCACCAACGGGATGCCTACCTGGGAAAATTCGGGTTCAATGGTGAAACTGGTGAGGTGAAGGTCCCAGGGTAGCAGTTGTTCCCGTTCTTTCTCCGCGCTTTCCTTTGCGTGCAGGTTGGTGAGGAACCTGGTTTCGATGCGCTGGTAGAATTGCTGCAATTTCTGGGAGAAGATCATGAACACCACAATGGTGGCGGGAACAATGAAGAGCCAGGTGTAATAGGTCATGAATATCTGCTGCAGCGTGATCCCGGCCAA
Proteins encoded in this region:
- a CDS encoding DUF5007 domain-containing protein; the encoded protein is MRNKILLGIIAAAAIVIGCKKIREGFLSDTIRYKDRVLYAKRGMALTMSDAINSDGSTPPIHFELQNLRNKQTGEPAPAAFFTEYEVLVFKEGEVFIAEQDTTVELLNKKRELKKITPMVFNEVSGQLVFNRASANLPLGEYTFDLEARNVWGSKSYPDFADIHVVEPSTSDVFELTYTAATGSNTSEVFTGIKAPVVTAKKISNEGARVILKYVDKNGRAFDPSKGQIIKRGDRPFFETHAKFNPVIYSDTAVICDFEVAPFPLQKYIAGGTDWGYLLYYRIPRQFINIDGLPDNNANPVVAFQIKMEGTYVVEVKLTDATRID